A single region of the Salvia miltiorrhiza cultivar Shanhuang (shh) chromosome 8, IMPLAD_Smil_shh, whole genome shotgun sequence genome encodes:
- the LOC131001325 gene encoding protein RALF-like 24: protein MPKPQLHSLCALALLLLASVLSLSDLNSSELDAVCAGKIGQCALQEDLMDSESNRRALLMRRRYISYDTLRRDLVPCDRPGASYYNCKGTGVANSYGRGCEMITRCARGE, encoded by the coding sequence ATGCCCAAACCCCAGCTGCATTCCTTGTGCGCCCTTGCCCTTCTCTTGCTCGCCTCAGTCCTCTCGCTATCGGATCTAAACTCCAGCGAATTGGACGCCGTTTGCGCCGGGAAGATCGGCCAGTGCGCGCTCCAGGAGGACCTCATGGATTCCGAGAGCAATCGGAGGGCGCTGCTGATGCGCCGGAGATACATCAGTTACGACACTCTCAGAAGAGATTTGGTGCCCTGCGATCGCCCCGGAGCTTCGTATTACAACTGCAAGGGCACCGGCGTCGCCAATTCCTACGGCAGGGGTTGTGAGATGATCACCAGATGCGCCAGGGGAGAGTGA
- the LOC131001326 gene encoding heat stress transcription factor A-5 isoform X2 — MDGGASGGMATGGGGGPAPFLLKTYEMVDDSSTDAIVSWSGSRKSFVVWNPPEFARVLLPSYFKHNNFSSFIRQLNTYGFRKIDPERWEFANDEFVKDQKHLLKNIHRRKPIHSHSQPQGSVDPERATYEEEIDKLSREKAALEGNLLGFKEQQSAAKVQLEDLTQRIGSMEQRQEKLLSYLNKSIRNPEFVERLAHKLESMDFSAYNKKRRLPQADDDVQSIQETVSVDNQSSCRPEFDCTDQDFCNKLRLELSTAVSDVNLLSHSTQSSNEDGVSPQGRIEGWPRDVHMRTAGFICPPETLELSDTGASLDLQMDSSLSCKVGPESPKLHSLHHSLTSNDEGDGHLSCLLNLSLASSPLELNKSQNSIVMPQSSSDMCTSSRPNSDIIDAGHRTSPAGRTRLDEAQALSSSPDANKQGPATEQKRVNDVFWEQFLTERPGCSDTEEASSSLRANPYDEQEEKKSVKAVARNTKECNTVQLDFKILDLKNQDTSWN; from the exons ATGGACGGAGGAGCTTCCGGTGGCATGGCAacgggaggcggcggcggtccGGCACCTTTCCTGCTGAAAACGTATGAGATGGTGGACGACTCGTCGACGGATGCGATCGTCTCATGGAGCGGGAGCAGGAAGAGCTTCGTGGTCTGGAATCCACCGGAATTCGCCCGCGTCCTCCTCCCTTCTTACTTCAAGCACAACAATTTCTCCAGCTTCATCCGCCAGCTTAACACCTAC GGATTCAGGAAGATTGATCCTGAGAGATGGGAGTTTGCTAATGATGAATTTGTGAAGGATCAGAAGCATCTTCTTAAGAATATTCATCGTAGAAAGCCTATTCACAGCCACAGTCAGCCTCAAGGTTCGGTTGATCCTGAAAGAGCGACATATGAGGAAGAAATTGACAAGTTGTCGCGTGAGAAGGCTGCTCTAGAAGGAAATTTGTTGGGATTCAAGGAGCAGCAGTCTGCAGCTAAGGTACAGTTGGAAGACTTAACTCAGCGTATAGGTAGCATGGAGCAGAGACAGGAAAAACTATTAAGCTACCTGAATAAGTCAATTCGAAATCCTGAGTTTGTCGAACGCCTTGCTCATAAGCTCGAATCGATGGATTTTTCAGCGTATAATAAGAAGAGGAGACTCCCCCAGGCAGATGATGATGTCCAGTCAATTCAGGAGACTGTTTCAGTAGACAATCAAAGCAGCTGCAGGCCGGAATTCGATTGTACAGACCAAGACTTCTGCAATAAGCTCAGGCTGGAATTATCGACTGCTGTTTCGGATGTCAACTTGCTTTCACATAGCACACAGAGCTCGAATGAAGATGGGGTAAGTCCTCAAGGGAGAATCGAGGGATGGCCAAGAGATGTGCATATGAGAACGGCAGGTTTCATATGCCCCCCTGAAACGTTAGAGCTATCAGATACTGGGGCTTCTTTAGACCTACAGATGGATTCATCTTTGTCGTGCAAAGTGGGACCCGAGAGCCCGAAACTGCACTCCTTGCATCATAGCCTGACTTCGAATGACGAAGGTGATGGTCACCTATCCTGCCTGTTGAACCTCTCTCTTGCTTCGTCTCCTCTGGAGCTCAACAAGAGCCAGAACTCCATTGTGATGCCTCAATCAAGTTCGGATATGTGTACCTCATCACGGCCTAACAGCGACATTATTGATGCTGGCCATCGGACATCTCCAGCTGGTAGAACGCGTCTGGATGAGGCTCAGGCTTTATCTTCCTCACCCGATGCTAACAAGCAGGGGCCTGCAACGGAGCAGAAACGGGTGAATGATGTGTTCTGGGAGCAATTCTTGACTGAAAGACCTGGCTGCTCGGATACTGAAGAGGCCAGCTCTAGTCTTAGGGCAAACCCTTACGACGAACAAGAAGAGAAGAAATCAGTCAAAGCAGTAGCAAGAAACACCAAAG AATGCAATACAGTTCAATTGGACTTCAAGATTTTGGACTTGAAGAATCAAGATACAAGTTGGAACTGA
- the LOC131001326 gene encoding heat stress transcription factor A-5 isoform X1, whose translation MDGGASGGMATGGGGGPAPFLLKTYEMVDDSSTDAIVSWSGSRKSFVVWNPPEFARVLLPSYFKHNNFSSFIRQLNTYGFRKIDPERWEFANDEFVKDQKHLLKNIHRRKPIHSHSQPQGSVDPERATYEEEIDKLSREKAALEGNLLGFKEQQSAAKVQLEDLTQRIGSMEQRQEKLLSYLNKSIRNPEFVERLAHKLESMDFSAYNKKRRLPQADDDVQSIQETVSVDNQSSCRPEFDCTDQDFCNKLRLELSTAVSDVNLLSHSTQSSNEDGVSPQGRIEGWPRDVHMRTAGFICPPETLELSDTGASLDLQMDSSLSCKVGPESPKLHSLHHSLTSNDEGDGHLSCLLNLSLASSPLELNKSQNSIVMPQSSSDMCTSSRPNSDIIDAGHRTSPAGRTRLDEAQALSSSPDANKQGPATEQKRVNDVFWEQFLTERPGCSDTEEASSSLRANPYDEQEEKKSVKAVARNTKGEIDISHMRNQMLKSSGMGKKKYKYWYSDLNA comes from the exons ATGGACGGAGGAGCTTCCGGTGGCATGGCAacgggaggcggcggcggtccGGCACCTTTCCTGCTGAAAACGTATGAGATGGTGGACGACTCGTCGACGGATGCGATCGTCTCATGGAGCGGGAGCAGGAAGAGCTTCGTGGTCTGGAATCCACCGGAATTCGCCCGCGTCCTCCTCCCTTCTTACTTCAAGCACAACAATTTCTCCAGCTTCATCCGCCAGCTTAACACCTAC GGATTCAGGAAGATTGATCCTGAGAGATGGGAGTTTGCTAATGATGAATTTGTGAAGGATCAGAAGCATCTTCTTAAGAATATTCATCGTAGAAAGCCTATTCACAGCCACAGTCAGCCTCAAGGTTCGGTTGATCCTGAAAGAGCGACATATGAGGAAGAAATTGACAAGTTGTCGCGTGAGAAGGCTGCTCTAGAAGGAAATTTGTTGGGATTCAAGGAGCAGCAGTCTGCAGCTAAGGTACAGTTGGAAGACTTAACTCAGCGTATAGGTAGCATGGAGCAGAGACAGGAAAAACTATTAAGCTACCTGAATAAGTCAATTCGAAATCCTGAGTTTGTCGAACGCCTTGCTCATAAGCTCGAATCGATGGATTTTTCAGCGTATAATAAGAAGAGGAGACTCCCCCAGGCAGATGATGATGTCCAGTCAATTCAGGAGACTGTTTCAGTAGACAATCAAAGCAGCTGCAGGCCGGAATTCGATTGTACAGACCAAGACTTCTGCAATAAGCTCAGGCTGGAATTATCGACTGCTGTTTCGGATGTCAACTTGCTTTCACATAGCACACAGAGCTCGAATGAAGATGGGGTAAGTCCTCAAGGGAGAATCGAGGGATGGCCAAGAGATGTGCATATGAGAACGGCAGGTTTCATATGCCCCCCTGAAACGTTAGAGCTATCAGATACTGGGGCTTCTTTAGACCTACAGATGGATTCATCTTTGTCGTGCAAAGTGGGACCCGAGAGCCCGAAACTGCACTCCTTGCATCATAGCCTGACTTCGAATGACGAAGGTGATGGTCACCTATCCTGCCTGTTGAACCTCTCTCTTGCTTCGTCTCCTCTGGAGCTCAACAAGAGCCAGAACTCCATTGTGATGCCTCAATCAAGTTCGGATATGTGTACCTCATCACGGCCTAACAGCGACATTATTGATGCTGGCCATCGGACATCTCCAGCTGGTAGAACGCGTCTGGATGAGGCTCAGGCTTTATCTTCCTCACCCGATGCTAACAAGCAGGGGCCTGCAACGGAGCAGAAACGGGTGAATGATGTGTTCTGGGAGCAATTCTTGACTGAAAGACCTGGCTGCTCGGATACTGAAGAGGCCAGCTCTAGTCTTAGGGCAAACCCTTACGACGAACAAGAAGAGAAGAAATCAGTCAAAGCAGTAGCAAGAAACACCAAAG GTGAGATAGATATTAGTCATATGCGAAATCAAATGCTTAAAAGTAGTGGCAtgggaaaaaagaaatacaaatacTGGTATTCAGATTTGAACGCCTAA
- the LOC131001327 gene encoding uncharacterized protein LOC131001327: MESAKSNDTPKEAIFRLFDDKPPSGLSFLDFPEKPLPPPPPCLEFLPSEVSADVKCSMEPVNVAGITLLKGRVSTEEVFALSNSDLVPGKYEGGLKLWEGSLDLIAALSSEMQNGRLSFTGKRVLELGCGHGLPGIFACQKAAAAVHFQDFNAEVLRCLTIPNVTANIKENPQYLSADVKEGGISTESETRFFSGDWGEVHSILDQAAGYDVILMAETVYSISALPNLYKLIKKCLSSPHGVVYMAAKKYYFGVGGGSRRFLSLVEKDGILASSLVAEVADGSSNVREVWRLQLNEFTVQSSA; this comes from the exons ATGGAGTCGGCCAAATCAAACGATACACCAAAAGAAGCAATCTTTCGTCTCTTCGACGACAAACCCCCTTCTGGGTTGAGTTTCTTAGACTTCCCCGAAAAGCCCCTCCCTCCCCCGCCGCCATGCCTCGAATTTCTTCCCTCAGAG GTTTCAGCAGATGTGAAGTGCTCTATGGAGCCTGTGAATGTTGCTGGAATTACTCTTCTTAAG GGGAGGGTAAGCACTGAGGAGGTGTTTGCACTTTCCAACTCAGATTTAGTACCTGGTAAATATGAAG GAGGGTTGAAACTATGGGAGGGCTCACTAGATTTAATTGCAGCCCTTAGCTCAGAGATGCAGAACGGGAGGTTGTCTTTCACTGGGAAGCGAGTTCTTGAG CTTGGATGCGGTCATGGACTTCCCGGTATATTTGCTTGCCAAAAG GCCGCAGCAGCTGTGCATTTCCAGGACTTCAACGCAGAAGTCCTTCGGTGCCTCACCATTCCCAATGTTACTGCAAATATCAAGGAAAATCCTCAGTATTTGTCTGCTGATGTAAAGGAAGGCGGCATTAGCACTGAGTCTGAGACTCGGTTCTTCTCTGGTGACTGGGGTGAAGTGCACTCGATTCTGGATCAGGCAGCTGGTTACGATGTCATTCTTATGGCAGAGACGGTTTACTCGATTTCTGCACTGCCTAATCTGTACAAACTTATAAAGAAG TGCCTGAGTAGTCCCCATGGAGTTGTATACATGGCAGCAAAGAAATATTATTTTGGGGTTGGTGGAGGATCGAGGCGATTTCTCTCTCTCGTCGAAAAAGATG GTATTCTTGCCTCTTCCCTGGTTGCGGAGGTTGCAGATGGTTCATCCAATGTTCGAGAGGTCTGGAGGCTTCAACTCAATGAGTTTACAGTACAGAGCAGCGCATAA
- the LOC131001328 gene encoding protein RALF-like 32: MEAMHITFLFHVFFLFLTLTPPINAASFNGTVPSPSPCIGSIAECSKDLEMLMESDISRRFLGQKKYISPGALKPDQPVCNGGAAGQPYSRGSGCLPEPSNPYHRGCSRYYRCRDDA, translated from the coding sequence ATGGAAGCAATGCACATTACCTTCCTTTTTCATGTCTTCTTCCTATTCCTTACCCTCACTCCTCCGATCAACGCCGCTTCCTTCAACGGAACGGTGCCCTCGCCATCGCCATGCATAGGTTCCATTGCTGAATGCAGCAAAGACTTGGAGATGCTGATGGAATCAGATATCAGCAGAAGGTTTCTTGGGCAGAAGAAATACATCTCACCCGGAGCTCTCAAACCTGACCAGCCCGTCTGCAATGGCGGAGCAGCTGGCCAGCCTTACTCCCGAGGCAGCGGCTGCCTCCCCGAGCCCTCTAATCCTTACCACAGGGGCTGCTCCAGATACTACCGCTGCAGGGATGATGCATGA
- the LOC131001329 gene encoding selenium-binding protein 1-like, protein MATDMAVLQHAKVENGCCKKGPGYATPLEAMSGPKETLIYVTCIYTGTGKEKPDYLATVDIDPNSPTYSKVIHRLPMPCLGDELHHSGWNACSSCHGDSSAARRYLVLPSLVSGRIYAVDTQKDPRAPSLHKVVDPKDIIEKTGLAYPHTAHCLASGDIMVSCLGDKDGNAEGNGFLLLDSDFNVKGRWEKPGHSPLYGYDFWYQPRHKTMISTSWGAPAAFTKGFNLEHVSDGLYGRHLHVYSWPGGELKQTLDLGNTGLLPLEIRFLHDPAKDTGFVGCALTSNMVRFFKKPDETWGHEVAISVKPLKVQNWILPEMPGLITDFLISLDDRFLYLANWLHGDIRQYNIQDPANPQLVGQVWVGGSVQKGSPVVVEAEDGTTYQTDVPEVQGHQLRGGPQMIQLSLDGKRLYVTNSLFSTWDRQFYPELVEKGGHMLQIDVDTEGGGLKINPRFFVDFGAEPDGPSLAHEMRYPGGDCTSDIWI, encoded by the exons atggctaCAGATATGGCTGTGTTGCAGCATGCAAAGGTGGAAAATGGGTGCTGTAAGAAGGGACCAGGCTACGCTACTCCGCTTGAAGCCATGTCTGGCCCCAAGGAAACTCTAATCTATGTCACTTGTATATATACTG GAACTGGAAAGGAGAAGCCGGATTACCTTGCTACTGTGGATATTGATCCGAATTCGCCAACGTATTCTAAAGTCATCCACAGGCTGCCCATGCCTTGCCTCGGAGACGAACTGCACCACTCTGGATGGAATGCTTGCAGCTCTTGCCATGGAGATTCATCAGCTGCACGTCGCTATCTTGTCCTGCCTTCACTAGT GTCTGGGCGCATATATGCTGTTGATACTCAAAAGGATCCGAGGGCTCCATCTTTACATAAAGTCGTTGATCCCAAGGATATAATAGAGAAAACGGGGTTGGCATATCCGCACACAGCTCACTGCCTCGCGTCTGGTGATATCATGGTGTCGTGCCTTGGAGATAAAGATGGAAATGCTGAAGGAAATGGATTTCTACTCCTGGACTCGGATTTTAATGTCAAAGGAAG GTGGGAGAAACCAGGGCACAGCCCCCTTTACGGCTATGATTTCTGGTACCAGCCTCGACACAAGACCATGATCAGCACCTCATGGGGAGCTCCTGCTGCTTTTACCAAAGGTTTCAACCTTGAGCACGTTTCTGATGGTTTATATGGGAGACATTTGCACGTCTACAGCTGGCCCGGGGGAGAGCTGAAACAGACATTGGATCTTGGAAATACTGGCCTCCTACCTTTGGAG ATACGTTTCTTGCATGATCCAGCCAAGGATACCGGCTTCGTGGGGTGTGCTTTGACGAGCAATATGGTAAGGTTTTTCAAGAAGCCGGATGAGACTTGGGGTCACGAGGTAGCTATATCAGTGAAGCCACTCAAGGTGCAGAATTGGATTCTACCGGAGATGCCTGGTCTTATAACTGATTTCCTCATATCTCTTGATGACCGTTTCCTCTACCTCGCCAACTGGCTTCATGGAGACATCAGACAATATAACATCCAAGATCCTGCAAATCCGCAATTGGTAGGCCAGGTATGGGTTGGAGGTTCCGTCCAGAAAGGAAGTCCTGTGGTGGTGGAGGCTGAAGATGGCACGACATATCAGACCGACGTACCAGAAGTTCAG GGGCATCAACTAAGAGGAGGGCCGCAGATGATACAGCTGAGCTTGGACGGGAAGCGGCTGTACGTTACAAACTCGTTGTTCAGCACTTGGGACCGTCAGTTTTACCCGGAGCTTGTGGAGAAAGGCGGCCACATGCTCCAGATTGATGTGGACACGGAGGGAGGAGGTCTCAAGATCAACCCTAGGTTCTTCGTGGACTTTGGAGCTGAGCCGGATGGCCCCTCCCTCGCGCATGAAATGAGGTATCCCGGTGGAGATTGCACTTCCGACATCTGGATTTGA